One Falco biarmicus isolate bFalBia1 chromosome 9, bFalBia1.pri, whole genome shotgun sequence genomic region harbors:
- the LOC130155077 gene encoding golgin subfamily A member 2-like, with the protein MDGRPGGEPEPPQPDREPEPPQPGGEPEPVEPGHEPRPADEPEPVEPGHEAGPGGGPGTSRHGDGPGLQGGSAGWAGPGCWRRWWAKLRRPRRGAAVAGGSGQSWLAAGKEKLKEYQQKKSPGAAAGAKKKRKTKDDGRPETPTGDDQQPPENLSESVHQLQAEREQYVEKVKVWSIWQQQVQQLSEQVRAMADEKEEHVACGDDDVDS; encoded by the exons CCCGGCGGCGAGCCCGAGCCGCCGCAGCCCGACCGCGAGCCCGAGCCGCCGCAGCCTGGCGGCGAGCCCGAGCCGGTGGAGCCCGGCCACGAGCCGCGGCCCGCCGACGAGCCCGAGCCGGTGGAGCCCGGCCACGAGGCGGGGCCCGGCGGTGGGCCGGGCACGTCGCGGCACGGCGATGGGCCGGGCCTCCAGggcggcagcgcaggctgggcgggccctggctgctggcgcCGCTGGTGGGCGAAGCTAAGGCGGCccaggcgcggggcggccgtggcgggcggcagcgggcagagctggctggcggcgggcaaggagaag ctgaaggagtatcagcagaagaagagccctggagcagctgcaggagctaagAAAAAACGCAAAACTAAAGACGACGGTCGGCCCGAGACTCCCACGGGCGatgaccagcagcctccagagaat ctctcGGAGTCCGTtcaccagctccaggcagaaagAGAGCAGTATGTAGAGAAAGTGAAGGTGTGGAgcatttggcagcagcaggtgcagcagctctctgaaCAG GTCCGTGCAATGGCAGACGAGAAGGAGGAGCATGTGGCCTGCGGAGATGATGACGTGGACTCCTGA